The DNA window TATGCAGGAGAAATCTGTTTTAAAtgggttagtttttttttaagctTGAAAAACTGCCCTTCCTCACGTtgttcttttttgaaaaatgggAAGACTACTCTTCCTCTGTTTCTTGATGATGGCATGATGCAATCCTCTCTTATCTCTTGAAGCTCAAGTTCCTGGAACCAGTCAAGATCACTTGCAGATTTTCAATATTGAGGCAAAAcagaaaataaaatcatatcaGATGCCTGAGCAGGTGCTTGCTTTACGTATTTACTTGATTTGGTTTATGCATTATTTACTGCCCATGGTCATCAATCATGTGATGAGTTCTGCCATATAACGACCTAATGTGTACTACAGGTTGTTTTCTGGAAATGGATTACACCGAAGATGTTAGGTCTTGTTACACAAACGTCAGTCTATCATTGGCCAATTGAAGGTAAGGcactttctcctcttttcaCATTACAACATTTTTTTGGGTCCTGTTTTCCTGGTGAAGCTCTTTTTTCTGTTCGTAATGATTTGTTTTACACATTTTGAAAATGGTGGATGGTTGTGTCCTTAATAATTCCCTCTTATCTTTGTGCAGGGGATTCTGAGCCTGTAAAGATGTTTGATAGAACAGCCAATTTAGCCAACAACCAAATAATCAACTACCGATGTGATCCTTCTGAGAAATGGTTGGTTTTAATTGGTATTGCCCCAGGTTCACCAGAGGTGTGTAATGCTTACATGTTAGTGGAAAACTTAATCTTGATGTCTTATTCCTGAAAGCAGACCTACTTAACTTCCCAATCAGCCTTTTAACTGTCATCGGGGATGCAGACACTAAGACGTTTGTGTAGGGCTTGCCAGCTTTTCTAAATTGTCTGATTTTTTAGTCTCTGTGATTGCTCCGTCTACACCTCATCATTGTAACTTGCTTttgcatgttttttttttttgtatttggaTTGTGTAACATGCTATGATAGTGGTTAGTTGCATCAAAATGCCAGTATACTGCAATTACTTTTTGCTACTTGGATGTTTGATGATattgattaaaaattttgaGCTCAAAAGAGTGGGATTTTTAAAAATCTGGGAGAAACATGTTTGTATTTGTTAAGAttctcatatttattgaatataGAAGGGAcgtgtacttccttttttgacTATTCTTCTGTGACTTCTGTTAATAGAGGCCTCAACTGGTCAAAGGAAACATGCAATTATTTTCAGTGGATCAGCAACGCAGTCAAGCTCTCGAGGCACATGCTGCAGCATTTGCCTCATTCAGGGTGAGAAAGATCCTCCATAATTCTTCTTTTAATGTGTTCAGCCATTGTTGATTTTATGTTTTCCTGCCTGACTGTTTCTTGCTTTATTCAGGTTCCTGGAAATGAAAGGGATTCCATACTCATTTCCTTTGCCACGAAGTCCTCCAATGCTGGACAAGTCACATCAAAGTTGCATGTCATTGAGCTTGGAGCCCAGCCAGGTCAGAACACTGCTCTCTTATTACTACAACCTGTAGTTCAATTGTGAAGTTATTTAGTAAAATTGTGGGGCAAATCTGCCTCATATGGTTGTCATCAGTTCTCTTAATATGTTAAATGTTTGCAGGGAAACCGTCTTTTACGAAGAAACAGGCAGATCTCTTCTTTCCTCCAGATTTTGCTGACGATTTCCCAGTTGCCATGCAGGTATCTCTTGCCTTCCCTGTGTGGAGCTGTTGTCACTTTATTTGTCTTTCTGCATTTTATGAATTCAGTTTCTTATAACACGGCTCTTTGTTATTCTGGCAGATATCTCATAAATACAGTTTAATTTATGTCATCACAAAGCTTGGGCTTCTCTTTGTCTATGACCTCGAAACAGCTACTGCAGTGTACAGAAATAGGATCAGCCCAGATCCTATTTTTCTGACAGCAGAAGCTTCATCTATTGGTGGTTTCTATGCCATCAACAGGCGAGGCCAAATTTTGCTTGCCACAGTTAATGAAGCAACTCTAGTACCTTTTGTCAGTGGCCAAGTACgtcaattttcattttattctatTATTATATTGTATCATTAGCATTTTATTTAACCTAACCATAAACTTTGTACACATAATATTCCAGTTGAATAATCTGGAGCTTGCTGTCAATCTTGCCAAAAGAGGAAACCTTCCTGGGGCTGAGAATTTAGTAAGTTGATATCATATTGTCAACTTCTATTGGAAATCTACCGGATCTTTACCCATTATATGGTGCACCATGATTTTTGCTATCCTATCATCGGTTCCTTCTCTGAGAACAATATAGTAAAATGAATATTGCTTGTCGTAGATATCATCAGCAGTTAGCAGTCTTATCAAAAGTTTTTGATCTTATTGATTCAGCATGTTGATAATCTGAGGATGTCTTTTCTCTACAATGATCTTAGTGTATCACTGTTATATGTCCTCAGGTTGTCCAGCGGTTCCAAGAGTTGTTTTCCCAGACAAAGTACAAAGAAGCTGCAGAGCTTGCAGCGGAATCACCTCAAGGCATACTCCGTACGCCTGACACTGTTGCCAAATTTCAGGTATTGGTTATGATatgaaaattatgttttttttcgcAGGATTTCATTGCCTTACTGGTCTCAGAAGAGTTTCTGGAATTCATTTGTTATTCTGCAAAAGGtgatacatatattaatttatttagttttgtAATTTGGTCTTCTTTGCAGAGTGTTCCTGTTCAAGCAGGGCAAACACCTCCCTTATTGCAGTACTTTGGGACACTTTTAACGAAAGGAAAGCTAAATGCTTTTGAATCATTGGAACTGTCGCGCCTTGTTGTCAACCAGAACAAGAAAAACCTGTTGGAGAACTGGTTGGCTGAGGATAAGCTGGAGTGCAGTGAGGAACTTGGGGATCTTGTGAAGgtcaaattttgaagttgaaattcattattttcattgCTCATcactttatttgattttgtttttgcaAGTAGTCTATTGTTCTTGTTATTGATTGCAGTCATAATTCTTTTGTAGACTGTTGATAATGACCTTGCCCTAAAGATATATATCAAAGCAAGAGCGACTCCGAAAGTTGTTGCTGCTTTTGCTGAACGCAGGGAGTTTGACAAGATTCTGATATATTCCAAGCAGGCAAGTGATTTCCATTTGTGTTCGTCTGGCTGACTACTTTTTATTGTCTTTTCCCCCTCTTTCTGTTTTTTGATTAGttctgttttcttcttttttggctTGTCTGAGCTAGCAATATCTAAGATGGTTCAACCCTCTCTAGTATAAATTAATTCTGGGTTGgatattaaaaatgattttttggtTAGTACAGGTTGGATATACACCTGACTATTTGTTCCTTCTTCAAACAATTCTTCGATCTGATCCTCAGGTATGATGTGAATAGTTACTCAAGTCATAATGTTTTCTATTTCCCATCCTTGTCTGCTAGCTTCATTTAGTAGATTGTACGGGATTTACTCCGTGATATTTGAATGTTAATATTTTTGACCATATGGTACTGCTCaacttgtgttttcttttttgagGATAAAAGTGCAACTAGAATTGTGTATTTAATGATGTCATTTCAAGATATTGTACTCAATTTGGAAAGTTGCCTTGTCTGTGATGAAGAGAAAATGAGCACTTGTAAATCTGACTCAGTGCTAGTTTCGATGAAGTTGAACAATTGCTCTGTTTATGCAGGGAGCTGTTAACTTTGCGCTCATGATGTCCCAAATGGAGGGTGGTTGTCCTGTTGATTACAACACTATCACCGATCTATTTCTGCAGGTTAATCGACTTACAATTATTACAATTTTATCCTTTTCTTAAGCGCTTTACAATGTTTGCTATGTTTTTCTATGGGATGCAGTGCATAGCTGACAACATACTCTCTTTCTTTCTGCTTTTGTTAATAGAGGAATATGATCCGTGAGGCAACAGCATTTTTATTGGATGTTCTGAAGCCTAACCTTCCAGAGCATGGCTTTCTGCAGACCAAGGtttctttacttttttcatTAGGGAACTTTGTCTGTTAGTACATTCTGCTTCTGAATTGTAACTTATCTCTTCTTTACAGGTCTTGGAAATCAACCTCGTGACTTTCCCGAATGTTGCTGATGCTATATTAGCAAATGGAATGTTCAGTCATTATGATCGACCTCGGATTGCTCAACTTTGTGAGAAAGCTGGTCTTTACGTGCGGGCTCTGCAGGTTGAATCATTATCAGCATTTCTGCCTTAACTTTCCTTGAGAAACCTCTGCTAAGTCAGAATAATCATGTTTTGTTTCTGCAGCACTATTCCGAACTGCCTGATATCAAGCGTGTCATTGTTAATACACATGCAATTGAGCCTCAGGTTGGAATATTCATAGATAGTATATTCCTTTTCTATAGGAGTTTGTTCGACTTAACCTGATTGATGCTGTTCCTCTTAGGCCTTGGTTGAGTTTTTTGGGACCCTTTCACGTGAATGGGCACTTGAGTGCATGAAGGACCTCCTTGCTATCAATATCAAAGGAAACCTTCAAATAATTGTTCAGGTACTGGTTATGTTGTCATATTGCTGAAGAGATTTTCTTCTGGAATTTATCATGTACCTGCACCTATAAAGTATGCATAAACTCAAGCAGAGGCATTTCTTGTGAATACTCCACAGTAATGGCATCTTGGCTGATTATGAGTTTTGCAGGTTGCAAAAGAGTACTGTGAGCAGTTGGGTGTTGATGCTTGCATAAAGATTTTTGAGCAATTTAAGTCCTATGAGGGGTTATATTTCTTCCTGGGATCATATTTGAGTTCCAGGTACATACTAGAGGAGACACTTTTTGCCATTTTGGCGGGctaattttaattgttaattaatcTTTTTTGGGTCTCGTGCAGTGAGGATCCTGATATCCACTTTAAATATATCGAGTCAGCTGCCAGAACTGGTCAAATCAAGGAGGTTGAGCGTGTCACAAGAGAATCAAACTTCTATGATGCGGAAAAGACGAAGAACTTCTTAATGGAAGCCAAACTTCCCGATGCTCGGCCTCTAATTAATGTTTGTGACCGCTTTGGTTTTGTTCCTGACCTCACACACTACCTCTATACCAACAATATGCTACGGTATATTGAAGGTTATGTCCAAAAGGTTTGTATGGTTTCTGTGTAATACTTGTTTTATGGAAGTATTTGCAAGTGGGAAATGACAAGCCTTTTATCTTCTATGGAACAGGTCAATCCAGGAAATGCACCTTTAGTCGTAGGGCAGCTTTTAGATGATGAGTGTCCCGAGGATTTTATTAAGGGATTGATCCTGTCTGTGCGTTCTCTGCTTCCAGTTGAGCCCCTAGTGGAAGAATGTGAAAAAAGGTCTTTGTTTATCCTTGTAGAGTTGCTTCAAAAGTGTTTGTTACCAACTTTTAGTGTGTTAAGCCTTTAACCCAATTGGTTCTCAGGAATCGACTCCGCTTGCTGACACAGTTTTTGGAGCATCTTGTAAGTGAAGGAAGTCAAGATGTGCATGTACACAATGCTCTGGGAAAGATCATCATAGATAGCAATAACAACCCAGAGCACTTCCTCACAACCAATCCATACTATGACTCACGCGTTGTTGGTAAATATTGTGAAAAGTGTGATCCTACCCTTGCTGTTGTTGCATATAGGAGAGGTCAATGTGATGATGAACTTATTAATGTGACAAACAAGAACTCTTTGTTCAAACTTCAAGCAAGGTTAGTTATTCACTAGGTTTGCGATAATAACTAGTTCATCAGATGTCTATCAGTGGAGTAAACTGTCATGTTATAATTGTTTTCAGGTATGTGGTTGAGAGGATGGATGGTGATATTTGGGAGAAAGTTCTTAACCCTGAAAATGAGTTTAGAAGGCAGCTTATTGATCAAGTTGTTTCCACTGCTCTGCCTGAAAGCAAGAGCCCTGAGCAAGTTTCTGCAGCTGTTAAAGCTTTCATGACTGCTGATCTTCCCCATGAACTGATTgaacttcttgaaaagattGTGCTCCAGAATTCTGCATTCAGTGGGAACTTTAATCTGCAGAATTTGCTTATCCTGACAGCCATCAAAGCTGATCCATCCAGAGTAATGGACTATATCAATAGACTTGATAATTTTGATGGACCTGCAGTAGGGGAGGTTGCTGTCGAAGCGCAACTTTATGAAGAAGCTTTTGCAATCTTCAAGAAGTTCAACTTGAATGTCCAGGCTGTTAATGTTCTGCTTGACAACATTCGTGATATTAACCGGGCCGTGGAGTTTGCGTTCCGAGTTGAAGAAGATGCTGTTTGGAGTCAGGTGGCTAAAGCTCAACTAAGAGAAGGATTAGTGAGTGATGCTATTGAGTCGTTTATTCGTGCAGATGATGCCACCCACTTTTTGGATGTAATTCGTGCTGCAGAGGATGCAGATGTTTACCATGACCTGGTGAAGTATCTCCTGATGGTAAGGCAGAAGACAAAGGAGCCCAAAGTTGACAGTGAACTCATTTATGCATATGCTAAAATTGATCGATTGGGTGACATTGAAGAGTTTATTCTCATGCCCAATGTTGCTAATCTACCTAATGTTGGTGACAAGTTGTTTGATGAAGGCTTATATGAGGCTGCAAAGATCATATTTGCTTTCATTTCTAACTGGGCCAAGTTGGCCAGCACACTTGTGAAGTTAAATCAATTTCAAGGTGCTGTTGATGCAGCACGCAAGGCAAATAGTGCGAAGACATGGAAAGACGTCTGCTTTGCTTGTGTCGATGCTGAGGAGTTCCGTTTGGCTCAAATTTGTGGGCTTAACATTATAGTGCAGGTACCTAACTCTGTGTTTTACGAGTTATTATTGAGCAGATATTGTTGGTACTTCTATTGTCTTCATTTGCATCTAAGTTGATCTTCTGGACTACTCTTGATTTGTATCATCTCTTTTTACTTTTGTAGGTGGATGACTTGGAGGAAGTTAGTGAATATTACCAAAATAGAGGATGTTTTAATGAATTAATCTCTCTTATGGAGAGTGGGTTGGGTTTGGAGCGTGCACATATGGGTATCTTCACAGAACTTGGTGTCTTATATGCCAGATATCGTCACGAGAAGCTCATGGAGCACATTAAATTATTCTCCATCAGACTCAACATTCCCAAGCTTATTCGTGCCTGCGATGAGCAGCAACACTGGAAGGAACTCACATATTTGTACATCCAATATGATGAATTTGATAATGCTGCCACCACTGTTATGAATCATTCTCCAGATGCCTGGGATCATATGCAGTTCAAAGACATTGTTGTCAAAGTTGCTAATGTGGAGCTTTATTACAAGgccgtccacttttatttgcAAGAGCATCCTGATCTCATTAATGACCTTCTAAATGTTCTTGCACTTAGAGTAGATCACACACGCGTTGTGGACATAATGAGAAAGGTCTTTACTTATTATCAAACCTCTTGGCTTGAGGAATTGTTTGGATTATATTTTGTGATATATATTCTTCTTTCTAAACCATTTGGTTTCTTTGTTGGACTGACATCAGGCTGGTCACCTTCGCCTAGTCAAGCCGTACATGATTGCTGTTCAGAGCAACAATGTTTCTGCGGTGAATGAGGCACTTAACGAAATTTATGTTGAGGAAGAAGACTATGATAGACTACGTGAATCAATTGAGTTGCATGATAACTTCGATCAGATAGGCCTTGCTCAGAAGGTGGAGGCTAGTTCTTCTAAAAGTTATCTCTCTGTGTTTATAATATGTCTCATAACTATTTCCACTTTTCTTGTTTTCCGAGCAGATAGAGAAGCATGAGCTTCTTGAGATGAGGCGTGTTGCTGCTTCTATCTATAAGAAAGCTGGTAGGTGGAAGCAATCTAT is part of the Solanum stenotomum isolate F172 chromosome 8, ASM1918654v1, whole genome shotgun sequence genome and encodes:
- the LOC125875211 gene encoding clathrin heavy chain 1, encoding MAAANAPITMKETLTLQSIGVNPQFITFTNVTMESDKYICVRETSPQNSVVIIDMNMPMQPLRRPITADSALMNPNSRILALKAQVPGTSQDHLQIFNIEAKQKIKSYQMPEQVVFWKWITPKMLGLVTQTSVYHWPIEGDSEPVKMFDRTANLANNQIINYRCDPSEKWLVLIGIAPGSPERPQLVKGNMQLFSVDQQRSQALEAHAAAFASFRVPGNERDSILISFATKSSNAGQVTSKLHVIELGAQPGKPSFTKKQADLFFPPDFADDFPVAMQISHKYSLIYVITKLGLLFVYDLETATAVYRNRISPDPIFLTAEASSIGGFYAINRRGQILLATVNEATLVPFVSGQLNNLELAVNLAKRGNLPGAENLVVQRFQELFSQTKYKEAAELAAESPQGILRTPDTVAKFQSVPVQAGQTPPLLQYFGTLLTKGKLNAFESLELSRLVVNQNKKNLLENWLAEDKLECSEELGDLVKTVDNDLALKIYIKARATPKVVAAFAERREFDKILIYSKQVGYTPDYLFLLQTILRSDPQGAVNFALMMSQMEGGCPVDYNTITDLFLQRNMIREATAFLLDVLKPNLPEHGFLQTKVLEINLVTFPNVADAILANGMFSHYDRPRIAQLCEKAGLYVRALQHYSELPDIKRVIVNTHAIEPQALVEFFGTLSREWALECMKDLLAINIKGNLQIIVQVAKEYCEQLGVDACIKIFEQFKSYEGLYFFLGSYLSSSEDPDIHFKYIESAARTGQIKEVERVTRESNFYDAEKTKNFLMEAKLPDARPLINVCDRFGFVPDLTHYLYTNNMLRYIEGYVQKVNPGNAPLVVGQLLDDECPEDFIKGLILSVRSLLPVEPLVEECEKRNRLRLLTQFLEHLVSEGSQDVHVHNALGKIIIDSNNNPEHFLTTNPYYDSRVVGKYCEKCDPTLAVVAYRRGQCDDELINVTNKNSLFKLQARYVVERMDGDIWEKVLNPENEFRRQLIDQVVSTALPESKSPEQVSAAVKAFMTADLPHELIELLEKIVLQNSAFSGNFNLQNLLILTAIKADPSRVMDYINRLDNFDGPAVGEVAVEAQLYEEAFAIFKKFNLNVQAVNVLLDNIRDINRAVEFAFRVEEDAVWSQVAKAQLREGLVSDAIESFIRADDATHFLDVIRAAEDADVYHDLVKYLLMVRQKTKEPKVDSELIYAYAKIDRLGDIEEFILMPNVANLPNVGDKLFDEGLYEAAKIIFAFISNWAKLASTLVKLNQFQGAVDAARKANSAKTWKDVCFACVDAEEFRLAQICGLNIIVQVDDLEEVSEYYQNRGCFNELISLMESGLGLERAHMGIFTELGVLYARYRHEKLMEHIKLFSIRLNIPKLIRACDEQQHWKELTYLYIQYDEFDNAATTVMNHSPDAWDHMQFKDIVVKVANVELYYKAVHFYLQEHPDLINDLLNVLALRVDHTRVVDIMRKAGHLRLVKPYMIAVQSNNVSAVNEALNEIYVEEEDYDRLRESIELHDNFDQIGLAQKIEKHELLEMRRVAASIYKKAGRWKQSIALSKKDNLYKDAMETASQSGDRELAEELLVYFIEQGKKECFTSCLFVCYDLIRPDVALELAWMNNMIDFAFPYLLQFIREYTGKVDELIKDKIEAQSEAKARENEEKDVMKQQNMYAQLLPLALPAPPMPGMGGGFAAPPPQMGGMGMPPMPPFGMPPMGPY